Below is a genomic region from Paludicola sp. MB14-C6.
ACAAATCCGCCTTGTGCGCCAGTTAAGTAAAACTTATCCCCAGCTTTTGTCAACTCAAAGTTACCACAGCGGGAATATTGAATGCCATTTGCTGTTTCTAATGCAAAAAAGCCATTATCAGATGGAATCGCATAATCTAACAGTCTTCCTGTATTTTGGTAAGCTCCTTGTTGGTGCAAAACATCTGTTTTTAAAAGCTTTGTGCCATGACCTACCTTTAAATTGCTATCTCCTTGTGCCTGACGAAGATTGGTATAAACCAAATCAGCAAAAGTTGTTTTGGAAGTTTTATAGCCGGATGTAGAAACGTTTGCAATATTGTTTGCAACAACATCAAGTCCTGTTTGCAATTGAACAGCTCCTGTTGAAGCAGTATAGAATGCAGTAATCATAAATAACTTCCTCTCTATTAGTTAATACGTCCGATTTGAGTAACGGCACTTCCCAATGTTGAATCATACATTTTAATTGCTTGAGAAACACTTTGTAAAACACGTTGTGTAGCAATAGAGCTTGATAACTCTTCCCCAATATTTACGTTGGAGCCTTCTACTGATTTCCACATAATGGATGGATTTTGAACTTTTGTTGCATTAGCTCCTGAAAAAAGCCCTGTTCCAACCGTTAACAAATTTTTATAATCCGCAAAATCATAAAGTGCAAGCTTTCCGATTGCAGTTCCTTTTTCATTGTATATATTTCCACGTTCATCAGCTGTAACTTGATCCGTGCCCAACCGAATCGGTCCGTTTTCACCTAATACTCTGCCAACACCTTGCAATATTAAATAGCCCTCATTGTCGACATTAAAGCTTCCTGAGCGAGTATAAACAGTATTGCCGGCTTGATTTTGAACTGCAAAAAAGCCTTGTCCTGTTATCGAAAAATCTAATGTACGGTCAGTTTGTTCGACTGTTCCTTGTGAATGAACGGTTGCCGAAATATCCGCAGTACGAAACATTGAAGTTTTTCCGATAGGCGTTGTATTTCCATCAATTCGATTGATGATTAACTCATCAAAAGTTTTTGTTAATATCTTGCTTTTTTTAAATCCGGGCGTTTTTACATTTGCAATATTATTGCTGATTGCAGATAACATTCTATTTTGTGTCATCATACTGGAGCTCAAATTATAAAAACCTCGTGTCATAAAACAACCTCCATTTCTTTTTAGCTAAAAGCTAGTTCGTAATATACTGTTCAATAACCGCTTTTAGCTTTTTTAATGCGTTTGAATGAATTTGAGATACACGGGAATCACTGATATTTAGAATATTTGCAATATCTTTAATCTTTAGTTGCTCTTTATAGTGTAATGCAATAACTAACTTCTCATTTTCTTTTAATGATTCTATTGCATTCGCAACGGTTGTTGCTAATTCTTGATTGGCTAATCGTTGTTCAGGACTATCCGAATGAGAGGTAAAAAGTTCAGCAAGTGTATTTTCTGCATTACTTTCATAAACTACTTGCTCAAAAGAATACACATTTAAAGAATACACTTCAAGCTGCAGCTTACCCAACTCATTAACAGTCATATTCAAATGATCTGCAAGTTCCTGTTGAGAGGGATGATGCTCAAGCTTGTTGCATAAATCGGATTCTGCTTCCGCAAGCACTTTCGCCATTCTTTTCACTCTTCGAGGAAAGCAGTCTTGTCTTCGAATAAAGTCAATCATGGCTCCTTTTATTTTTATGGAAGCAAATGTTTCAAATTTAACATTTTTCGATAAATCAAATTTTTCTATTGCATCTAATAAAGCAATAATGCCTTCATTGATTAAATCATCTAAGAAGTTTACATATTGGTAACTTCCCGTAGTTCTTAATGCAATTTGACGAACCAAAGGGCTATATAGAGTGATTAACGTATTACGGATATCTACGCTCTGCGTATCCTCGTATTTTTTCCATAAGTCATAATGTTGAATTGGTAAAGTTTCAGCCTTTAGCGCTTGCATCCATATCACCCCTTCTTATGTTTGTTAGTATTAGTCAAGTGTAACGTTTGCAAGAGCTTGTATTTGAACATTGATATCAATTTCGTTAAATGATAGAATAACTGCATCTTGATAGAATTGCTCAAGCATTCTGCTAAAATAAATTCTTACAACCGGTGAAGTTAATATAATTGGAACTTGGATGACTTCTTTGACTTTTGCGATACAATCCAACAAATTTGATACAATTTTTTGAATGATTTGTGGATCTAAAGCCAGATAGGTTCCTTGATCATTTTTATTGATTGCGTTTAGGATTACTTTTTCCACTTCACTATCTAATGTAATAACACGAATTTGACCGCCGTCGGACCATTTTCTTGTAATGGTACGTTTCAATGCTTGGCGAACATATTCCGTTAACAACTCAGTATCTCGTATCGATGGTGCATAATCCGATAATGTTTCTAATATCGTCTCTATATCTCTTATTGGAACACCTTCTTTTAATAAGTTAGCAAGTATCTTTTGTAATCCGCTAAATGAAATAATATTTGGTACGACATCATCCACGAGTGTTGTATTGTATTTACGAACAGTATCCAATAGCTGATTTACATCCTGACGAGATAATAACTCATGTGCATGGCGTTTTACGACCTCGGACAAATGTGTGATTACAACCGATAGCGGATCAATAACCGTATAACCGTATATTTCGGCAAGCTCTTTTTTATCTTGAGTAATCCATTTACTTGGAATACCATAAGCCGGCTCAATCGTATCAATACCATCAATTGTACCCGATACTCCACCCGGATCTAAAGCTAAATAATAATCAACTAAAATTTCGCCTTTTGCGATTTCTTCGCCTTTTATTTTAATAATATATTGATTTGGATTCAAAAATCCATTATCTCGGAGTCGAACTTCCGGAACAACTGCGCCCATTTCCAATGCAAATTGTCTGCGGAACATAACCAAACGTTCAATAAAGCTCGAACCGCTTCTTTCATCAATCAATGGCAATAAGCTATATCCGAACTCCATTTCAATCGAATCAATTTGGAGTAGATTATATACATTATCAATATTGCGATAATATTCGCCCTCATCTACTGCATTTTCAACAGGTGCAGCCGTAGATTCCATTGCGAAAGCCCTAGCTTTTTCTTGCTTTTGAGTTTGTATGAGTTTATACCCCATAAAGGCTAAAAGCGCACCAAACGGAATAAAGATATACCAAGGCATACCCGGTATTAAGCCAAGAACCGCAATAGCAATACCTGAAATAATCAAAGAAATCGGCTGTGCCATAAACTGTCTGGTAATGTCTGTACTCAAATGTTCTTGAGATGCTGCACGAGTTACAATCATACCCGTTGCAGTAGAAATCAATAAGGCAGGTATTTGGGCAACCAATCCGTCACCAACCGTTGCAATAGAGTAAATATGTAATACGTCAGTAAAAGAAGCCCCACCTTGTACCATACCGATAATCGTACCACCAATAAAGTTAATAAAAGTAATGATGATTGACATAATCGCATCACCTTTAACAAACTTCGTAGCACCATCCATAGAGCCAAAAAATTCGGCTTCTCGCTGGATATTTTCACGTCTGATTTTCGCTTGCTGTTCATCAATTAAACCAGAACTTAAGTCAGCATCAATTGCCATCTGTTTACCCGGCATTGCATCTAATGTAAAACGTGCAGATACCTCTGCAACACGCTCAGCACCTTTTGTAATTACAATAAATTGTACTAATACGATAATTAAGAATACAATAAATCCAACTACGATATTCCCAGATAAAACGAAGCTACCAAACGTTTTAATTACTTGTCCTGCTTCACCTTGTTTGGTTAAGATTAAACGAGTTGAAGAAATATTTAATCCAAGCCTGAACAATGTTGTAATCAGCAAGATGGAAGGAAACACTGAAAATTCAAGCGTTTCTTTTATGTACATGGTAATTAACAAAATCATCAAAGACAGCGTAATGTTGATTACATACATAACATCCAACATAAACGCCGGCAAAGGAACAATAATCAGAAATACAATCAAAACGACTGCAACGGCTATCAAGTTATTTAATATTTTCTTCATCGTTTCAACTCTTTCTGTTTTAGTGTATATACCCAAGCCATGATTTCCGCAATAACAGCATAAAACTCTGCCGGAATCGGCATATTAGGTTCAACTGTAGCATAAAGAGCACGTGCTAATGGTTTATTTTCTGTCATCGGAATTTGATGTACTTGAGCAATTTCTATTATTTTAAGTGCAACATAATCTTGTCCTTTTGCGACAACCATTGGTGCTGCATCTTTCTCTAAATCATATTTTAATGCGATTGCGAAATGGGTTGGGTTACGAATGATAACATCTGCAGTAGGGACTGCTTGCATCATTCTAGACATTGATATTTTTCTTTGTTTTTCTTTAATTTTACCCTTAACTTGAGGGTCACCTTCCATATGTTTATATTCTTCTTTTAATTCTTGCTTTGACATCTTCATGTTCTTTTCATAGTTCCACCATTGATAGAGATAATCAAATAATGCAATAACACCAAATACCAAAGATATTTTTAAGACAAGATTCATAATTGCATCAAAAATAAAAAGTATGGATTCGTTTAATGATACCGCCATTAATTTCGTTATGTCTTTGGTAATGCCTTTAAAACCGGAATACAAAACATAGGATATAATTACTACTTTTATAATTGATTTAATCAGCTCCACAGCTGAATTAAGTGAAAACATCTTTTTTATACCCTTTAACGGGCTAAGATTGGAAAACTTAGGCTTTATGGATTGAAAGGAAATAATGAATTTCGTTTGTGCACCCGATCCAATGATACCAACAATCATTGCTATTAACGCAATTGGTGCAAGAATCGAAAAAAAAGCAGTCATACATTCCAATAAAATATCCATTACGTTATTAACATCAAGCGAAATAACTGTTTTAATATAGGAAATATATTTTAATAATAAGTTTCTGATTGTATTATAGATAAACGGAAACAGAAGCTTAATTCCATAGAAGATACATATAATTGAGACTACTGTTGTTATATCTTTACTTTGAAAAACATTACCCTTTTTTCGTTCGTCTTTTCTCTTCTTGGGGGTGGCTTTTTCGGTTTTAGAGTCCCCTGGCAAATATATCCCCCCTAGGTTCAAGTAACGCTTGATACAAATTTAGCTTATGAGGCTTGTTTCATTTTCAAAACCAAAAAGGCTGATACCAAGTTGTTTCTTTAGGTCATAACACCCAACAATTGATTTATATTATCAAACATTAATGTCAGTAATCGTTCAAAAAACGATGCGAATGGTGGTATTAACACAAATAACATTACAAAACCAATTAAGATTTTTAATTGTAGATTTACTACAAATACGTTAATCTGTGGCACTGCTTTCATAATCAATCCCACGCCAATTTCTGTGACAAGCTCTGCTGCAAGTAGGGGCATTGACATTTTTACAGCATATATCAAAATATTTGAGAGCAACAAGGCTAAATTTTCAAACACCTGCGGCGAAATTGTAAGCTCATTATATGGCAATGCTTGTCCTGCATGAACAAACACCTGCATTAGCGTTAGGTGGGAGTTCGATAAAAAGAAAACCATCATCATGAGTACATTCAACAAGGATGCAGATACTGGCATAGAAACGTTGCTTGCTGGATCATATATTTGCGACATGGATAATCCTATTTGAATATCCATAAACTCTCCAGCTACTATTAGTACAGATAAGAACAGGTTAATTATAAAACCAATTGCAAATCCAACTGCCAGCTCTTTGACCATATAAATGGAAAGCATAAGTGCTGAAGTGATTTCGGTTGTTGTTCCCTCGGGGAGTAAGCCATACACAAACAAAGAAAGTAATACCGTTAATCCGATTTTAATTGTCATTGGAATATTTCTTCGACCAAATATCGGATTAAACATGATACATCCTGTCATTCGCATACATACCAATAATAGCAGGGTAAAATCATAATCTAGTTGCATTGTCCACCCCAATCCATAAGGTAAATTAACATATATACTGATTTGCGTTTAAAACAACCATATTCGTTTTTTAAAAAATGGTTTAAATATCATTTTGCAATTCTATATCAGCTTTAATGCTGAATCAAATATGTAAACCGTAAAGTCCATCATGGTTTCAATCATCCATGGGCCAAGCAAAATCAGTATTAAAGCAATTGCTAATAATTTTGGAACGAAAGTCAAGGTTTGCTCGTGAATTTGCGTTGCAGCTTGAAAAATAGAAATTACAAGACCAATTAAGATACTGATAACCAAAATTGGAGCCGCAACCTTAATTGCTACTAACATTGCTTGTTGAAGTACACTCATAACTTCATTTGTTGACATATTGGAAGCCTCTTTCTTTTTTAGTTAAAGCTTAACGCCAGTGTTTTAATGAGTAAACTCCATCCATCAACCAAAACAAAAAGTAATAGTTTAAATGGAAGCGATATCATAACCGGTGGTAACATAATCATACCCATCGACATTAACGTACTTGATACAATCATATCAATAATCAAAAATGGAATGAAGATTAAAAATCCGATCATAAAGGCTCGCTTTAACTCGCTGATAATAAAAGCAGGGGTTACAACTGTCATCGGAAGCTTTTGCAACAATTCCTCATTACTTAATTTATCAACATTATTATCTTTCACAATTTCAGTTTTTGAAAGTTTCACAAACAAATTGATTTCCTCTTTTTTTGTTTGCTTTAACATAAATTTCTTGAGAGGAACTTGGGCCTTTTCCAAAAACTGTTCTTGGGTTATTTGCTCTTTTTGATATGGCTCATAGGCAGTTTTGTTAATCTCGGTTATAACCGGCGACATAATAAATAAAGAAAGAAACAACGCAATTCCTATCAACACCTGATTAGGAGGTGTTTGTTGAAGGCCAAGCGCATTCCGCAAAAAAGATAAGACAATGATAATTCGTGTAAACGAACTCATCATAATCAATATCGTTGGAATGAGTGCAATTAATGTTAACATAATCACAATTTCAACAGTTTGCATATTGTTTCCGTCTAAATTGACATTCAACTTTCCTTCTGCATAACATGCAACCGGAAATACAACAGAGCTCAATAATACTGTTGCAAAAGAGATTAAGAACTTTTTTAATTTCTTCATTTGGTTACCGCCATTTCTAAGCTTGCGTATTAAACTGGTTTGAGTCGTTGTTTTTAGACTTATGTATTGTCGTTTTTAAAGCTGACTGAAACATATCTGCAAAATTTGCTTTTGGTGGAGCTTCTTCATTTTCAAAATAACTTTCATCCAATTTCAAAAGGATTTTAATATTTTGATTTGAAACGCCAATTACAAAATAATTTCCGCAAATATTACATAAAGCGATACATTTATCCTGTCCGAATGCAACTCGTTCAATGACCTTAATTTTATTTCCGGACATTGTACGATTCATTTTCTTTGCAACGAACTTGCTCAACACATAGCATCCATAAAGACAAGCTGCAATTGCAATAATATAAATAATTAACTCTGGAAAAAAGTTTGTTTTCATTTTATTGACCTAAAACCGTAGAAACTGTTTTCATGATTCTGTCTGCTTTAAATGGTTTTACAATAAAATCTTGTGCACCTAATTTCAATGCATCAAGTACCATATTCTCTTGTCCCATAGCAGAACACATAACAACAGTTGCATTTGGATCAGCAGCCTTGATTGCTTGCAATGCTTGTAAACCATCCATAACAGGCATTGTGATATCCATGATTACTAAATCAGGATGATGCTCTTCATATGCAGCTACTGCTTCTTGGCCATTTGCTGCTTCAACAATATCTTCAAATCCATTTTTCTTTAATGTGTCTTTAATCATCATTCTCATAAATGCAGCATCATCGACAAGCATAATTTTCTTATTCATATTTCTTTCCCCTTTTCTTGCTTTCAGTGATTATAATAATTTAAGAATCTCACTATTGCTTGATACTTCTGTAATTCTCACGCCATAGTAATCATCTACAACAACGACATCGCCTTTGGCAATCGCTTGACCGTTCACAAAAACGTCTACTTGTGTTCCTGCTTGTTTATTCAGTTCAATGATTGTTCCTGTAGTAAATTCAAGTATTTCCTTGATTTTCTTTTTCGTTCTACCGATTTCTACTGTAATTTGAAGCGGAATAGACATAATCATATTTAAGTTATTCGATTCATTATCTGTTAATGCAGTATCCTCATCGAACATCTCGTAAGATGGCGGCTGCATATTTACATCCACATACTGCTCTACCACTCTTGGCTTTTGCTGTACTGGGCGAGGCTGCGGCTTTGGCTGTTGAGGCGCCGGCTGTTGTGTATATGTAGGTTGTTGCGGTGTACTTACCGGTGGTGCTATTGGCTGTGGTTGAGGCTTTGGCTGTGGAATTGGTTCGGTAGGACCTGATAAATCAGGTTCTTCCATATTAAATAAAGATAATAATTCTTTTGCCAAATCAACTGTCAATACGCTGATAAATTCACTGTTAACCATGTTTTCAATCATTAAATTAAAGCTAACGGTTATCAATTCATCATTATCTTTATAATATTTACGTTTAAACTCATCCGCATTTTCAATTGGAAACGTTGTTGGAGTAGAAATATTAACTGTGCGATTTAAAAACTGAGATAGTGCAGTTGATGCCGCACCCATCATCTGATTCATGACCTCGCAAATTGCGCTGATACTCATTTCGTCCATAACGAATTCTTGATCCGAATAATCCGTTCCAAGAAGTAATCCAACTATTGCTTGAACATCTGTTTCTTTTAAAATCATAATATTTGTTCCGGAAAGTCCGGATATATAATTGATTTCTACTGCAATAGCCGGTTCAAAAGCATCAAACTTAAACTCTGATGCTGTGCTGACCGAAACCTTCGGTGTAGTAATATTTACTCTGCGGTCCAACAATCCTGATACGGATGTTGCAGATGAACCAAGGCTAATATTTAATATTTCGCCGATTGCATCTATTTCCATTGGAGAAAATAGCTCTGTTTTTGTGTCCATTGTATCACCTTCCACTTTTATTTCTATTAATCAAGGACTTTGCCTATTTTAATCGCATATTTTTTCTTCTTAACGCCCATAACACCCATAAACCAAGGATGCTCATCCACGTTGACTTGAATTGTATTTCCTTGTACAGGTGTACCTAACGGAATAATATCCCCTACTTGTAAATTGAGTAAATCCTGGAGTTTAATTTCTGATTCACCCAATAATCCGGTAACTGTTAGTGGTGCTTCATTTAGGCTGTCCAGAATAAATTCTTTTCTTTGGTTTTCAATGAAGGTGTCACCTTTTTTCGACACTCTTACAAATTTATTTTCGAAAGATTTAAAAATGGTATTTAAAGATTCCGAAGGAATACAAATATTGATTTTTTCCTTTAATGATCGAATGGTAACTTCGATTATAATAATTACAATTGTTTCATCAGGAGCAATAGATTGAATCAATCTGGAATTGGTTTCAATCATATCATAATCTGCTGTTACATCAATATAATTGCTCCAAGCGTTTGTAAATATGGATGCTAATTTTTCAAATATGTATCGCATAATTGAGAGCTCAATATCTGTATAATCTTTATCAACATTATAACCTTCGCCGTTTCCACCTAATAATCGATCAATGATGCTATAAGATAACGGACGTGCCATTTCCATTATAATTTGTTTTTCATTGTCGTTTATTTTTCGATCTAAACTAAAAATACCCATTAAAACCGAATCATTCAATGCATTACTAAACTCATAATATTGTTGTTCTTCAAGGGTTACTAACTCAGCTTCGCAACTAATTCGTAAAATACTCGATAGTTGTAACGCCAAAAGTCTTGAAAAATTTTCAAATATACTGTCTAGAAGCTTAATTTGGTCTCTTGTTATTCGCTTCGGCGTTCGAAAGTCATATTCTTTATATTTCTTTTCTTTTGACTCCTGCTGCACTTCGTTAATATCTTTCCCGCCACTTTGCAGATTGCCAAGTAATTCGTCAATCTGTTTCTGGGACAATACTTCTGCCATAGTAACCACCATTTCTTTGCATCCAACAAAATGTTTACCTTGGATGCAATCTGTTTATTGATATCAATAGAAATTCTTTAAAGTTAATCCGCCTTTTTCTCCGTGCTGGATGGATTATTCAGCTGATTATATATTTCCTCTATTGCGGTTATCGCTTTTCCACTTTGCGTAATTCTTATTTCCACTCGACGATTTTTTCTTCGTGTTGCCTCTGTACCATCATGAGGTACAATTGGTCTATTTTGGCCAAAACCACTGGAAGCATATTTATCATTACTTAAAATGTTTTTATCAATTAAATATAATACAACATTTTTAGCTCTATCATTTGATAATGACCAGTCAAAATTAACAGTATTTGGCTGATCCACACGCTCTTGTGCAGTATGTCCATACACTGAAATTTCTTTTATTTCTTTCGGTATTCCGGCAAGAGCGCCCGATAAAACATCTAATATCACTTTACCATCCGAACGTAACACAGAACTATCGCCATCAAAGAAAATATTATTTTTAAACTGAATATAGGTAAATCCATCACCTTTAGAAAGCTGGACATCTCCTTCAAGCCCTTTACTTTCAACATATTGCTTTAAATAAAGATAAAGGTCATCAAAGCTTTCTACTTTATCAACTTTTTTGTCTTCAGTTCCCATTGTTGAATCTTTTCCTGATGGTGGAACTTTACCATTTCCTTTTTCATCGCCATTTGCCCCCGGATTGGCAACAACCAACTGTTCGGTTGTTTTAAATTGTCCTTTTAAAGCAGTAACAAGCATTTGCCATTTTTCTTGTTTAATAGATGACATAGAGAATAAAAGAACAAAAAAGGTTAGTAGAAGGGTTACCATATCACCATAGGTGTCCATCCAATATGCGCCTTCTTCAACGTCGTCTTTCTTTTTACGAGCCATGATAAACCTCCCTTACGATAGTCAATTGACTTTATCTTCTGCCTTTTTTCCCTGAATCTTCGCTGCTTCCTGCTTTCGAAACAAATTTATCACGTTGAGAATCTGCTAAATATGCACATAAACGTTCTTCAATATGTTTTGGGTTATCGCCTGCTTGAATTGCAAGAACGCCTTCTACAATGATTTCTCTGCATAGCATCTCTTCTGCATGACGAACACGAAGCTTATTTGCCATTGGTGTTAACAACATATTAGCAAGCATACTACCGTATAGCGTAGTAATCAATGCAACTGCCATACCACTTGTCAAATTTTTCGCTCCATTGGCTGAATCCATATCTAGCCCAGCCAACATGTTAATCAAACCGATTAACGTACCAATCATACCAAAAGCAGGAGCCAAGCTTGAGGCTTTTTCATAAATCTTAACACCGGATAAATGGCGGCTATCTAAACAATCTAGCTCATTTTCAAGCATTTGCTTTGCTTTGGCAGGGTCAATTGCATCGACAATCAGCATAATACTTTTCTTTAAAAATTCATCGTCTTGCTCGTTTACTTTATCCTCTAACGATAAAATACCTTTTCTTCGAGCGTCTTGCGCAAATTCAACAATGATTTTAATATATTTTTCGGGTTGAAATTTATTTTTTGTTGCAATAATTTTCAGATGCTTTGGTATATGTTTAAAGTATCCTATTGGAAAAGCCGTTATTGTCGCCGCAATTGTTCCACCAATTGTAATATAAAAGCTTGGCATATTTATAAAACGAATTATATTACTAGGTAAGAAGGCATTACCCTCAAACATAATTCCGTATACAATAAGTCCCAAGCCAGCTAATAAGCCTAATATACTTGTTAAATCCATAGAAACCGCCATTTCTCCGCGTCTAAATGATAATACAAAAGATGTCTGAATTTTATTTACGCGGCAAATAAAATCCG
It encodes:
- the fliM gene encoding flagellar motor switch protein FliM codes for the protein MAEVLSQKQIDELLGNLQSGGKDINEVQQESKEKKYKEYDFRTPKRITRDQIKLLDSIFENFSRLLALQLSSILRISCEAELVTLEEQQYYEFSNALNDSVLMGIFSLDRKINDNEKQIIMEMARPLSYSIIDRLLGGNGEGYNVDKDYTDIELSIMRYIFEKLASIFTNAWSNYIDVTADYDMIETNSRLIQSIAPDETIVIIIIEVTIRSLKEKINICIPSESLNTIFKSFENKFVRVSKKGDTFIENQRKEFILDSLNEAPLTVTGLLGESEIKLQDLLNLQVGDIIPLGTPVQGNTIQVNVDEHPWFMGVMGVKKKKYAIKIGKVLD
- a CDS encoding OmpA/MotB family protein; translated protein: MARKKKDDVEEGAYWMDTYGDMVTLLLTFFVLLFSMSSIKQEKWQMLVTALKGQFKTTEQLVVANPGANGDEKGNGKVPPSGKDSTMGTEDKKVDKVESFDDLYLYLKQYVESKGLEGDVQLSKGDGFTYIQFKNNIFFDGDSSVLRSDGKVILDVLSGALAGIPKEIKEISVYGHTAQERVDQPNTVNFDWSLSNDRAKNVVLYLIDKNILSNDKYASSGFGQNRPIVPHDGTEATRRKNRRVEIRITQSGKAITAIEEIYNQLNNPSSTEKKAD
- a CDS encoding motility protein A gives rise to the protein MDLTSILGLLAGLGLIVYGIMFEGNAFLPSNIIRFINMPSFYITIGGTIAATITAFPIGYFKHIPKHLKIIATKNKFQPEKYIKIIVEFAQDARRKGILSLEDKVNEQDDEFLKKSIMLIVDAIDPAKAKQMLENELDCLDSRHLSGVKIYEKASSLAPAFGMIGTLIGLINMLAGLDMDSANGAKNLTSGMAVALITTLYGSMLANMLLTPMANKLRVRHAEEMLCREIIVEGVLAIQAGDNPKHIEERLCAYLADSQRDKFVSKAGSSEDSGKKGRR